The Verrucomicrobiota bacterium DNA window TTTGCGCTATTCAGCGCACTCGTGCCGGTCATTTTTCGGAACGCGCTTGTCCGCAGACGTTATCGGCTTGGAGTGGAGCTGACAAGCTGAATTCCAGAGTGGAAGATACAAAAATGTCAGAACAGGACTCAAATCAGGCTGGCGCTCCGGAAGACCGGATCAATCAATATATCGCGCACAAGGCGCATTCAAGTTCTGACGCCGCGAACCAAAGGCCTGAACATTCGCTACTTGAACCCGAGTTCTCTGTTCTGACGCTCCTAAAATAACACAAATGTTACGAGCGGAAAGAGAAAGTTGTTCGCGAGTTATTCACCGGGAAAACTGAATCGCAACATGTTTATACACAGATACATGTGATTTGTTAATATCAGCCATAAGGTAGTTATTTGTCAATAATTGTCACCAGATCGTGCAATTCACGGTCGGGATTTGCATCCCCAGCCAAAGATGTCCACCAAAGAAAAAAGGCTTTATTTTAACACAGTAATCTGTTTTCATCGCCGATAGCAAGATGAGCACAAGCATCAAAGTTGTTGTGTATGTGGTATTGATCGCCTGCGCTGTGTTTTTTGGGCTAAGCTTTCGGTACGCCTATCAAATCCACGCGCAGGGGGGTGCGCCTGCTTTAACTGAGCAGGCGCCCATGGGGACTTACCTGGCTTCCGCCCTTGGGTGTTTGATCGCACTCGGTTTGATGGTCGCCAAGGATGTTGCAAACTTCTTTGGAGAACGCGCTGTGGATTTTGTCTTTGCGGATGAGGGTGATGGCATTCGTAATCCAGAATATGAAGAGGCGGAGGAAGTATGGAAGTCGGGTGAACATCTGGAAGCCATCCGCATGTTGCGCGACTATTACAAAAAAAATCCACGCGAAGTGCATGTGCTGTTACGCATCGCAGAAATCTACGAGAACAACCTGGCCAATCCGCTGGCCGCCGTCCTTGAATACGAAGAAGTCCTCAAACTCAAATTACCGCCTGAACGTTGGGGTTGGTCTGCGATTCATTTGTGCAATCTTTATAACAAGCTGAACCAAGCGGAAAAGGCCAACACCCTCCTATACCGTATAGCCGAGGACTATGGCCAGACGGCGGCGGCCAAGAAAGCGCGTGAACGCTTGGGAATTGCCGAGCCCACTCCGGCACCGGTAGTTCCGGTTGAGGAGGCGGCTCCGGCTCCGGTGGAAGCTTCCGAACCCGTCAACAAACTCCCGCCCGGTTTCTCCCCCAAGAAAAGGTAGGGAGTCCTTACTGGCTTTGGAGCCGGTAATAGATTTTCCCGACGGTTGCTGGTGGGGATAAAACTTGCCAGCCGTTGGTCACAGAAACCGAATTGGTGGCGGGGTTCCAAAAAATGGGCGGCATCAGATTGGTGGCATACCACGGGGTGAGACCCGCCGCCCAAATTGGCCAGCGCAATTGCAGCGTATTTCGGCTGCCTGCCATTTGCAGGCGCGGCGTGGTATTCGTGGGCTGCGCGGTCAGGCGGAGATCAAACCAGATATCAGAACTATTGCCTGCATTTTGATGAATTTCCACCGCAAATAGATTAGTACCTTCGTTGAGCAACGTCGCGTCCAAGTTGGTGCCATACCAGTTGGTTTCATTGGCGCCGCTGACTGCGCTGGAAGCCAGGGTTAAATACGATACCTGTCCGGTCGGCATGTTGCTGCGGAAAACCTCAACCGCATTCAAGTACACCACTGCGCCATCATCGCGTTGAATGCTGAGGGTGGCGTTCGACCAGGCCGGCACATTGGTCACCACAAAAGCGCGCCGGTAATACGTGGTAATATATTTATTATTACTGTCAGGTCCCCATGTGTTGGTGGTGCGCGGATAAAGTCCGTTGGCATCACCATATCCCAGTGGTGCCGGACCGCTTGGCCAGGTCTGATCATTAAAATCCGGGCGCTGCCAGTTGGTGCCGAGATTCTGTCCTTGGTCGTGATATTTCCAATCGGAACCGTTGGTCACCACCGAGAGCACCGGCCAGTTTACCAACAGTAAAACCGGCGGGGTTTGCGCGCTTAGCCCCAACGTGTTCACGGCGCGGGCGAATACGACGTGGTATCCGCTGGGGATGTTTGTCCAGGCAAAGTTATATGGGGAATTCACCAGTTCGCCGAGCTTTTGATTGTCGCCATAGAATTCAACGCGCGCCAAGGTGTTATTGGGGGCGGAAGCGTCGGCCATCAGGGTAACGGGCGAAGTAACTGTGGCCCCATTGGTGGGAGACAGCAGCGAGACGGTTGGCGGTTCATTGCTGCCACCGCTGATCAAGGTGAGTTCCACATCGTTGCCGTCACCGCCAGCGTAGTTGATGCTCCAAGACATGCCGTTGGTGGTGATGGTGGCCATTTGTGGCAAGCCTTTGAACGTGCCACTGACTGGCGTCGAACTGCCATTCTTGATCAGTGTGAGCTTGATTCCATCAGGCAGGCTGACACCCATGACCAATTGCAATGATCCGGATAGCGTTACGGTGCCATTGTTGCCAGTGGTAATCAGTTGATCGTATTGGCTGCCGGCAGTCGCGCCATTAATGTGAGCGCTGAACGTCGCCGGTGCAGCGATGGTTAATGGACCGTCAATTGTGCCACTACCACTTAACACTCCGCCTGTGACCGACAAACTGCTGGCCAGGCTGCCGGCGAGCATCAGAGTGCCAGCATTCACCACGGTGCCGCCAGAAAAGCCATTGACGCCAGCCAGCGTCAAGGTGCCGCTGCTGGTTTTTACAAGGGCGTTGCTGCCGCCATTAATTTCGCCGACGTTTTGGAGCGTACCGGATTGGAAGTTAAGGACATTGATATTTGTGGTTGAGCCAAGGTTATGCCCAAACAGGTCCAGCGTGCCGCCATTCAGAGTGACGGTGGAGGTGTTGGTACCACCGCCGTCGAGAATATCTGTCTGGCAGTTGAAAACACCACCAGTGATGATCAGGTTGCCGCTGGCGGTACTGCCGCCAGACTGGGAAGCCAGCGTGAAACTGCCGCCGGAACACACGGTGAAAATACCGCCGCCGACACTCAGCGTAGCCGAAGCTGGCCCCGTGTTGCCAACGCTTTTAGCCGCCATATTGATGTTGGTGACGGTAAAAGTGCCATTATCGAAGTACAGATTCCCCGTGTCCCCTCCGGAGCCATTCCCATTATCAATCCCCATACACAAGGTTCCGGCGGTAACCGTAGCCGGATGGCCGCGCAGATCAAGGGTGCTGACGGGAGCCCCCGCCGTCCCGGTGCCATTCTTATAACCGATCCATATATTGGCGGCCGCCCCGGTGCGTCCGGAGATGGTCACGGTGCCGGGACTACCGGAGGTTTGCGACGCAAATTTAAGCGTGCCGCTCGCCTTGGACAGACCGATGTTAAGCGTGTCCACCGTTAGAAGGTTGGCCCCGGCACCCAGGATCAGGTTGCCCGAGCCAGGGTTGGAACCAGTGGAGTTGCCGACCTGCATGGTGGTGGCGTTAATGAGGTTATTGGTGTCCGAGAGCCACAAGGTGCCGGAAGTGGTCTGGCCATAGGCGATGCGTAATTCATTAATTGGGGTACTGCTGTTGCCGAGCGTCACACTGCCCAACTTGGTGAGGTCGAGCGAGGCACTGTTGGCGTAGTTCTGGCTGGCTTGGCCAAGACCGACCAGCACGTTCGCGGCAGGGTTGGTAACGATGAACGCACCCGCGCCGAATATCCTTAAATTACTGTAACTGTTAGTGCCGCTGTCAATTGCAACGGTGACACCGCCGTTGATGATCAGTTTTTGGTTGCCCCCCAAGGTGATGAGATTGGTGCCCGTGCTGTTGGTGCTGGTGATCGTGAGACTGCTGAAACTCTGGCTGGCGGCACTCAGGTCGAGTTTGCCCGCGTTGCCACCATTGCCCAGCGTAAGTCCGCTGGCTGCGGGTAAGAGGTCATTCGCCGCCAGTTGAAGCGTACCGAGATTCACGAACGTGTTGCCGCTGAAAATGGCGGGTGCCCCAAGCGTCAGGGTGGCGGCACCCAGTTTGATGAGGTCGGTGTCGGAGACGAGCGGCGTGTTGAGCGTGGCGTTGCCGTGGGCAGTGAGGTTCATGCTGCCGACAAAGTGATTCAAGGTGCCGCCCGACAAAGTGTAAGTTCCATTGGTGAAGAAAAGGTGGCCGACATTTTGGGTGTTGCTCACGTTTACGGTGTAGGTGCCGCCGGAACCAAGGAAGTACGCGTCATTCCCGTCAACCGGCCATGGGAGCAGCGGATTGGAACCAGTGTTGGTGGCAGACCACATTGCATCCGTCTGACTCCAGTTACCGCTGGCAGACTGCAAGCCGGCGTTCGTGGTGGCATCCCAATACCAGGTGGTCGTGGTCGGCGCTTGGATGTTAACGTTGAAGGCGATGGTGGTCGTTGCGCCATTCGTGTCCAGCGCCGTCAACTCGATACCCGCAATGCCGGCCCGGCCCGGATTGGGTGTAATGGTCACCGTGCGATTGGAACCTGCCCCGCCGAAAACGATACCGGAATCCGCGATGACCATGGTATTTTGCGAATGGGCAATGAGCACCAAGTTGGAAGCCGAGAGGTTGGTCCCGCCGACCGTGAATGCAATCGGACCGACAGCGAGGTTGGGCGTGGTGTTTTGATCCGCAATCGCCGAAATGACCGGTGGACTGTACCCACCACCCGCAATGCGGTTGGTCGTGCCATCCATCAGCAACTCAACCAACCTGATGCCCCGCGCGGGATTAGGGTCTGCCGAGACCAATAACTTGCGGCCATCGGATAATTCGAGGCGGGAGGAAGTCGCCCCCAGCGCAACCACGTTGGTGACGGAATTCGTCGCACCGGTGGCCAGCGGCATGAGCAACGTGAGGAAATGATTTGTGCCGGTGGCGGTGAGCGTATGGGTGATGGTGGTGGCAGGCAAATGCTCGGGTTGGCTGCCGATGAGCGTCCAGCCAAGCAGCAGGTTATACGTGGTGTTGGAGCGGCCCACCACTGCGGCCACAGTGAGATTGGACAGCAAACAAGGAACGACTGCAAGGTTGGGTACGCCGCTATCGGTGGTGGTTACGGCTTTGGTGTTCGCCGTGGTCACGGTGTTGGTCGGCAGGAGGTGCCAGCGCGCCTCGTAAGTGTGGCTGGCGGTGTTGGTCGGTGCCAAGGTGTCCGCCACCAAGTAAATGT harbors:
- a CDS encoding heparinase II/III family protein, whose translation is MVALGVCIVAHAGPTLSDSNLFAAINLNYPGLDLVRTNVAQTNYVAAKTNLAAYLRARTNVNWYFDPHAVTNTINCNQAAADQTTNGYVNSIGIGYTFSNAFINWSFNVTTNPSFGYATNNEWQWQMNRMGFWPNLGDTWWKTGNDVYTMFWVAQLRNWLTNCPVPTSQKNGAGSCWRTIESGIRMGGSWPNTYHRFLLAPSFTDQDVCDYLKSCIEHSRYLSNFCTSGNWLTMEMSGLYTVGALFPEVKDATSWRVFAGQKLYVEETNQFYPDGVQKEMSPGYHGVALGNILTIYNVAALENLVPELPTNYLVNLENGYNHYLRLMAPDRMLPAFNDSISAPDAKGPITTAYSLFTNRMDFLWVASDGASGTSPAFVSYNYPWAGYNVMRSGWNRTDNYLCLDNGPMGAAHQHQDKLNVVLWAFGRKILFDSGGGNYETSIWRSYGVSSYSHNTVVVDGRDQAGGNGSVSYSNPDYVSQTPVNSRWETDLNHDFAAGIYNLGYSNYTYRPASHTRRVLFVKPDIYLVADTLAPTNTASHTYEARWHLLPTNTVTTANTKAVTTTDSGVPNLAVVPCLLSNLTVAAVVGRSNTTYNLLLGWTLIGSQPEHLPATTITHTLTATGTNHFLTLLMPLATGATNSVTNVVALGATSSRLELSDGRKLLVSADPNPARGIRLVELLMDGTTNRIAGGGYSPPVISAIADQNTTPNLAVGPIAFTVGGTNLSASNLVLIAHSQNTMVIADSGIVFGGAGSNRTVTITPNPGRAGIAGIELTALDTNGATTTIAFNVNIQAPTTTTWYWDATTNAGLQSASGNWSQTDAMWSATNTGSNPLLPWPVDGNDAYFLGSGGTYTVNVSNTQNVGHLFFTNGTYTLSGGTLNHFVGSMNLTAHGNATLNTPLVSDTDLIKLGAATLTLGAPAIFSGNTFVNLGTLQLAANDLLPAASGLTLGNGGNAGKLDLSAASQSFSSLTITSTNSTGTNLITLGGNQKLIINGGVTVAIDSGTNSYSNLRIFGAGAFIVTNPAANVLVGLGQASQNYANSASLDLTKLGSVTLGNSSTPINELRIAYGQTTSGTLWLSDTNNLINATTMQVGNSTGSNPGSGNLILGAGANLLTVDTLNIGLSKASGTLKFASQTSGSPGTVTISGRTGAAANIWIGYKNGTGTAGAPVSTLDLRGHPATVTAGTLCMGIDNGNGSGGDTGNLYFDNGTFTVTNINMAAKSVGNTGPASATLSVGGGIFTVCSGGSFTLASQSGGSTASGNLIITGGVFNCQTDILDGGGTNTSTVTLNGGTLDLFGHNLGSTTNINVLNFQSGTLQNVGEINGGSNALVKTSSGTLTLAGVNGFSGGTVVNAGTLMLAGSLASSLSVTGGVLSGSGTIDGPLTIAAPATFSAHINGATAGSQYDQLITTGNNGTVTLSGSLQLVMGVSLPDGIKLTLIKNGSSTPVSGTFKGLPQMATITTNGMSWSINYAGGDGNDVELTLISGGSNEPPTVSLLSPTNGATVTSPVTLMADASAPNNTLARVEFYGDNQKLGELVNSPYNFAWTNIPSGYHVVFARAVNTLGLSAQTPPVLLLVNWPVLSVVTNGSDWKYHDQGQNLGTNWQRPDFNDQTWPSGPAPLGYGDANGLYPRTTNTWGPDSNNKYITTYYRRAFVVTNVPAWSNATLSIQRDDGAVVYLNAVEVFRSNMPTGQVSYLTLASSAVSGANETNWYGTNLDATLLNEGTNLFAVEIHQNAGNSSDIWFDLRLTAQPTNTTPRLQMAGSRNTLQLRWPIWAAGLTPWYATNLMPPIFWNPATNSVSVTNGWQVLSPPATVGKIYYRLQSQ